In a single window of the Nitrospirota bacterium genome:
- a CDS encoding RHS repeat protein, translating into MAKALRNIICLVSLFLAILFISPLFAETVNYFYDDLGRLTKAVSETGEVVIYEYDEVGNLFATSKSGIKKLPPELHSITPDIVFVGNTLTFTLVGENLFTTEEITSTNQGLIINRFSSVDTEIKVDVAILSTAQAVRTDIIVKTSYGVASIPLNIARLILSPSQVALTPQDTAKITALIEGYPKSLTVSLNNHATDIISAPQSVTIPYGSSTVFTITALKEGTGVITAENTGITIYVTQPFSGDVTIYARPVTIWVEYSDTGTVVSSPVNVEVKYSDTGTVVSSPVNVEIKK; encoded by the coding sequence ATGGCAAAGGCGTTACGAAACATTATTTGTCTGGTTTCTCTCTTCTTAGCCATCCTCTTTATTTCTCCTCTTTTTGCTGAAACCGTTAATTATTTCTATGATGACCTTGGGAGGCTGACCAAAGCGGTCTCAGAAACCGGAGAGGTGGTAATATACGAGTACGACGAGGTCGGAAATCTGTTTGCAACCAGCAAGAGTGGAATTAAAAAGTTACCGCCTGAGCTTCACAGCATAACTCCAGATATTGTCTTTGTTGGAAATACCTTGACTTTTACCCTTGTGGGGGAAAACCTTTTTACTACAGAGGAAATCACATCCACTAATCAAGGGCTCATAATAAACCGTTTCTCATCAGTGGATACGGAAATAAAAGTGGATGTAGCGATTTTATCTACTGCACAGGCCGTCCGGACCGATATTATAGTCAAAACCTCTTATGGCGTGGCAAGTATACCGCTTAATATAGCGAGGCTCATTCTTTCGCCTTCACAGGTTGCCCTCACCCCTCAGGACACCGCTAAGATAACCGCCTTGATAGAGGGTTATCCCAAAAGTCTTACAGTATCTTTGAATAATCATGCCACGGATATAATATCAGCCCCTCAGTCTGTTACCATTCCTTATGGTAGTAGTACTGTTTTCACAATCACCGCACTCAAGGAAGGCACAGGTGTGATAACGGCTGAAAATACAGGGATCACAATCTATGTGACACAGCCTTTTAGTGGGGATGTGACTATATACGCTAGACCAGTAACTATTTGGGTTGAATATTCAGACACAGGGACTGTGGTTTCCAGTCCAGTAAATGTTGAAGTGAAGTATTCAGACACAGGGACTGTGGTTTCCAGTCCAGTAAATGTTGAAATTAAAAAATAA